AGTTTCTCGAATTCTCGCAAATGGTCAAGGGGATCATCATTGATTGCTCCAGAGAAGAGTCtcttccgaaccatggctataaagccagggtcgagttcatggttagatgaggaagatggtaatggctcagagaactcgcccattggggtagagagctgtggaaaggatagctgctccatgggtagcgggggtagaggtagaaggaaagaaaaggaaaaagatacgaggacgactgagtccaaagataatgtagctgccgttccccggcaacggcaccagaaagcttgttggtattttgtaacgtcacgaataaaatccgcaagcgcacgaataccgctgtagctttcacccaagagtattccagggtatcgtatccactagggaatgtgagtacactacctacgggttcaggctgtccaaggacacacacactggtgtaggaggataggaaagagatgactttctaagatctagaatctatgtttagaagaagagatcacgtcgccattatacttcgagctaaaggtatcaaccggcttatacaagccgatagttctaatatgtgctctatccaatatccgaacgtggaggattactaaaaggctcgaacagggctgtcaccacctgccggctacctctacaaaccgtgggactatcagacaactaagtggtatagtccagcctagacaccacgtctatgcctttccctactaactctagaggcgtacagggttatccttttctatccggagcccaactctagagtcaaatgctactcgctagcatacacaacaactaatataaggcagagatgataacttgcgatctaaactctaattctaaataagcaagTAGAGTCTCGAATACTtgcaaccgaataagcatctgtcgaggtacaagcggagaagagcgccgacaagcccgtcACATCCCcaactatctccctcactctcgtagagataTAATTTAgagaagagcgccgttgccggcgcccctcctgagtacctctacacCTAAACTCCTACTAAACACAAGCTAGAGAGGCTCTACAGTTGGAGGTGAGTAGCCTCTTTCCTGAGAAAtgagccaaaccgccattggggaCTGACCACACCTCGCCATAtgtcatctgagaggcggtggggcccgtgggccgtcgCCACTGGGCCGGCCGACCATGGGCTGGCTCCGTTCGCCCcggtctttggtcagaagactgttaggtgggcccccatgtcatgtatatgggtaagggcttgtcttgagttggttttggtgctctggtgggcccgtagatccttGTGAACGcatctgattcgtcgagaagttgTTTCCTCAGATCCATGACGTGTCACGCGTGTGGACTGAGTTtccctctcatgtgcagctgccaagtgggcccttttggcctttgggcttgcttgtgcttggcccaagaatttatgccttggataatatgctcgttacctgcagttttggcccaaattcacctgcacacattctcagaccagcatctgtgaaattagtcaaataatcatcctatgctaacatttattccttctgctgctcgacttttgcacgatagttgacggtcaaaatgggtcattagtgaccgtcaacagtgCCCATGCATGACCTTGCGCGTCTCCCGGGTGTAGGTGCCCGCGGAGTTGCGTAGGCTGTATGGCAGCTGCTCGGAGAACGAGCGTGGTGGCGGCAGGGGTGGCCTGCCCACGACCTGCTGAGAGACGTTAGCCAAGGAATAGAGGACCAAGTTGACATCCTCGGCGGCCGGGTTAGACACCATCATGAGCGCGATGCGGCGTAGCACCACGCGGGTAGGCTGTGAAGGCCTGCGCTTCCTGATACGCCAGCGAATCGGTCGCCGGCACTTCAGTTTGAGAAGCATGGGCGGAGGAGCGGACTCCTTAGAGGCCGCCGAAGCGGTTTCCTCCTCACGGAGGCGGAGTGCGCCAAGCTGGTCAGTGACGAACTCCAGACTTCTGAATTGGAAGGTCTGGGAAGGCGGGATCGGTGGAGGCACCCACGATCCGTCGTGGGGGATCGCAGGGAACTCCAGGGAGCCAAAGCGGATAGTCTCGCCCTGGCTCGCCGTCGGAGCGGCGAATGGGGTGACCGAAACCATCCGATCGCCGAAGCAGTGAACGCACAAAGCACTCTCCACGGACGGTGCCAAACTGTCGCTGCGGAGAATGGGTGACtactaaactactcgattgctcgtttgttgtgtgcttgatcagatatggtctagcatgcaaatactcgaggatttagactggttcgagccaaaaatgccctacgtccaaTATGGGGGTGGTGTTTTCGCTCTATTtctctcgagcccgggtgctcaaagttcagaggggagcaTACAATCCTTTCAAGCAGTGTGCTTTCTAGGAGTCGAACCTCTAGGAGTCGAACCCTTTCCTACATGGGGGGCTTCCCCTTTCATAGTTCAAGGTGCGCCCCCCTATTTACATATATCTATCGTGGTGTCTTGGTCCCTCCTTCGTCTTCGTCAGTCATCGGGGCCCACCCGGTCAGTCAGGAGTGGAGAGGCTTGAGCCTGGTTGGTTTTCTTGGGCAACAGGTTGTCTAGGTGCTGTCCCGTCCTCGGTCAGTCGAGGTGGCCTTGCCACTCGGCCGGTCGCTCGGAGGTCATCTCCCATCCTGTCCGCCCGTACCTGTTCCTCCATCTGTAGCGCTGCCGCACGTCCTTCCAGCGTGGCTTCTTTCTGAAGGACGGCACGCCCGCTGAGGGGTGCCCTGCCACGGTCAGGCGGTGCTGTCCGGTCACACCCGATGGCGTAATGGAGTGGTGCGCAGGGAGCTATCATTACGGCGTGGGAGGCGGTGCTCGTTGACGCTCTGTCCCGTTGCGTCGTGCGGCCTGCACAACCTGCACTGTGCCCCTGTTAGGGGGTCTTGTGGATCACGTATGCTCGGTGTGAGGAGAGGAGTGGGCGTCGTGGGAGCCTGCACGGGACCAGGCTTGACCAGCACACCCGTTGTACGGAGCGCACGGCTCGGTTGCTCAGTACGGCGCTGACCCGAGGGCGCTAGGTCGGGAGGCCTCCACGTGACCCCGGAGGGCCGGCTTTTGGCTATGTTGGGTGCTGAGGTAAGGCAGTCACCCGTACCGGctggtgggctgtgctgcggtGAGCCCAACGGTTTGTTGGGCCGATGCTGTCTGAGGCGGGCCCGTTAGGGACCCCGGGTTTACACCCCCATCACATCCATATTTTTTGACACAATAGACTTGCCTAATCATCTTGTGTTTCTTTTTCTGTATAGACAATCTTTATGATGAAAATAGTCATTATTTGCAGGTGATGACTCATTAATTACTGGCTCCTTATAGGTAATATAATATGAACAAAAATATCTAGGGGGAGACGGCATTCATGAATTATATGATCATGACGGACAAGAATAAGGCATGCTGAAATTAGCGCCCCATGGCCTATTCATAGATGATCCATATGATGAAAACGGCATCGATGTAGGAAAATTATTCCATTGCCGATTCCGATGATGAACTTGATATTTTGAAGTTTGCTTGAAATTTTTAGGCCGACTAGCATGTTTGATATCCTTTTGTTTTGAGGATTTAGCTAGAAGCTTCTTATTTGGCTTCAGCTTTTCCTTTTCATGCTTATGATGGACTTTGGCTTTAACGGTTTTCCAAACACCGATCTCAGATTTCTTTAGCTTTAACATCTTAGATTTAGATTTATTCTCAGATCTGATGTCTAAGCCTCTTTAGAGTTAGAATCGGATGCTCCAATTCTGACCAATTTGAATTTAATTGGTCATGAATAAGATATGAATCTTCGAGTTGTGGCCCCAGTATAGAAGCACTTGACATAGATACTATATTTTCACTAGAAAGATTTAGATCACTAATTTTGGCTTCAGACGGCATAATTGGATGTTTGTTTTCATGGGCAACAACACAAGTAGATATCACATCATTGCAAGGATTGACAACAGATTCATCACTAACGGAATCTTGATCCACATTATCCTCTTTATCGACCAAATAATTCACAAGCTCAGATAGAAGATCGGATAAAGTACCTGAGGATttcactttttttaaaaaagtcaATGGTAGATGGTGGCTGCCACTCTTTTATCTTGATGACGCCTTGCTCTGTTTTACGGTAACAGGATAGAAGCAACTTTTCATCCACCTGATCGCACTCTCATCGATACTCATCAAGTAGTTCTTCATATGATGCCATATTACTAGGGTTTGACGAATCGGCCATGATATCCTAATTCTCGTTccccagtggagtcgccaaaaagtatgttgatgaGAAAATGTGCCGCGGCAAATAGTTGAGCACTGAACGTGCATCACTTAATGACACACCTTGCAACACTACtgcaccaaccggtcagactagtaaggtggaccggtcagaccagtcttgTTGGGGCAGCTCGATGAGGATCCAATGAACGCCCGCCCGAGAAGGACCCCATCGGAGCAGGCGCATCTTGGGTTGCTCTAGGGTCGGCAGGTCACCTAAAGCGCCTTCAAACAAaatggagacgaaggaagaacaacatgtcgttgttggaaaagctagggtaaaGAGAAATAGTAAagacaataaaaaaataaatatatttgacAGATTCGATTAGGTTGTGTCCCCTCAATCGGCCATGGCCCTTTACATTTATAAGGAGGGATGGTCTTGCCCCATTAGGAGCCGAAAGCCTAATTAAtttcgtgtcaaaatacaactcctaacacGGACTgggtgttgacaccatttttttggcacgtgtcaatcTTTTGGGGCAGGTGGCCATTGAGAATGGGTCGATGCTGGAAAGGAAGAAGGAGCTGGTGCAAATTGGGCCTTTGGGTCAGGAAAAAGTGTCATAGccgttggagctaaggaaggagcCAACACGATTATGTTGGCAAGTTATCTTTTTGATTTTGTATCATTTGTTTCGGCAAGTTTATTTTGTGTTTCACAAGTGTAATCTTGCCGTATTGGCAAGGGAGGTTAGGTTTAGACTATAAATAACAGACCTCCATCGTTTGTAAACTTTGATCAACCACATCCTAACCAAACCCTTTACATTCAGTACCTTTACTTTTCAGCATGGCGACTTCGCCCTAGTTGCAGTagatttttccttttctccgaGTTTTTCTCAGCAGGCACGTTCATCGTTTGCTGGTAAGTTCTGTGTCAAATTGCGTAGACAGATCGAGGTTGACGGCGCATCGCTTCTTCCTCTGTTTATTGCATTCAAATTTACCGGGTAAGTTAGATCCATCCGGTGGGGTTCAGCTTATTCACTAGTTATTGAGCACTCTAGATCCGTCCGGCGGGATCTGGTTTGCTCACCAATTTATCGATAAAAGTTATCAATCTGTTAGGTTAATTGATCCGTTAATCTAGCTTGTTGTTGCTTTTATCACCAAGTTATCGGTAACTGCTTAGATCTTGCTAGGTTAATCCATTTAATTTGGTTTGCTTTTAGGTTTTTACCACAAGTTATCGACATCTGCTTATATCTTGCTAGGTAAGTCCGTTTAATCGAGTTTGCTTTAAGTTTTTATCACAAGTTATCCAGCTTAGATCTATCTTGATCGGCTACCTCCCGTGATCTGATCACGCAGGCCGATTTAGACTTGGATCTAGATGTTACTCACAAGCTGCGCTACTTTAAGCGTAGCTTGCATCCTCTCAATAGGCTGTAAGATAGCAGATTGCTGGTGTCACTCGCATCGGCTGGCTAGCCAATAACCCCTTGCATCTAACATGTACCAACATTGccaattgcaggtcaaatttACTGGCATGCCTAGCGCACCACACGCGTGCCTTTGGGTTCAGTACGTCGGAGCAAAGAAGATCTCCCCGGCCCTAGCGTACATGGAGCGCAGGAGGTTCCAAGTCCGGCGTGGGAATTTTTCGCGTCAACACTGGGCtgtctggaccggtctgaccgccctagacaaccggtttgaccgttttgggtttgggtccaGTCTTTCAGAGGTTATAACTCTCTCATCCAAAGTCCAAATCGGATGTTCCACATATGCATTTTTATCATCTTGACGAGACCTACGCAATGGTGAAGTCAGATCTGCATTTGGATAGTTTGTGCataccggtcataccggtctaCACAgccgtgccaattttggtcgtcaacaatgTCAATGAACTTGATTGGATGCTGATATGTTCAATTTTCTAATCCATGATCAGTTTAGCTGACCTAATATTTCTTTTCATCAAATATTTCACATGCAATTCAATTATTTGGAAAGTCTAGAAGATGAACTTTTCAGTCTTGCAGTAAGAATAAACATCACAGCAGTTCAAGCCATGAAATCTATGATTTTGATTGGCTTACTAGCAGATGGCTAATTATTTTAGGAATGTATTAGGATGAAAATAGGATGGAATAGGATCCGTAGTAAATGATCTAAGATTATTCATGACAAGTGCTTTAATTAATTATAAAGAACATAAAAAAATCTTTGTTTGATTCAATAAACATTTCTGGTACAAACTTTCTATGATATAAATTAAGTTTCTAGGAGCGGAATCTGTTTCTTGCAAACAGATATGGGATAAATGGCTATGCATACACCTTTGCTGAAAACTTTGCTTACTTCctctcattcttggagtagaatcTCAGGACCACATAGAAGAAAAGTCTATAGAGGACACCCCAAGCAAGGAGAATTCCAACATCTATCCAGATGTTATCAATTGTTATGTCCATGGTGGAGAGCACATCCTGGCCTATCAGGGGACATGTCGTTGATGTCGAGTTCAAATTCAGGCTGATATGAAGATCACTCGGCTTGATTTGTCCCAAAGGTCCAGGTGAAAGCTCATTCTGTGTGCCAACATAGCAACGACTGCCTTTGAACTCATTCACAAGCAATGCCTCAAACGGATACTTTATCGCAGAGATATAGTGGAGCCACCTCCAGGCAATAGGAATCATTGTCCGCTTGAGGAAGAACCCACAAGTGAGGAAGAAGAGTGCTGTTGTCGCAATAACGACAGCATATCCGGTGATGTAGCTTGGAACAAGTGCACTGACCAACATCACATAGGCATTAGTTGTTATGAGAGAAGCAAAAAGTATGATCCAGAAATTCACCAGATTGCTTTGTAAATGAAGCATGAACTTTGTGATGACTGCAAAGGTGAATCCCTGAATAGCAAAGAATGGGAGATAGACAATAAGAGAGGATATCACATAAGATGAAGCACGGTATGCATTATGGGACCTCTCACGGATGAAGATAAAGCGCTCTTGGATAAATGTGGGAACAGCATCATTGGAGGAGAAGAAAACAAGGCAGACAGCAAAAATGTAGAAGTTGAGGAGGCGGTTGATGGTTGTGAAGTTTGCATCGCTGAGGCGGTGAAAGAGTGTTGAAAGGATGAGTGCCATGACTGTGAGAACAATCTCCCGGGAGAGGAATAGCTCTGGTGTGCGAACTACGTTCAGTGCAGTACGCCATGAAAGTACAGCAACCTCCCTGAGCCATGGATTAGCAAACTTAGGACCATCCTCCGGGGCATCTAATGGTTCAAGGTCATGCTGGTACTCATGGTAGGTTGGCTCCTCTGGCTTGAAAACTGGCTCATGGGGTGATGGAGGAGGTTGATGGTGTGGGGTTGCCACACCACTGCGCTGGTAGCTTGACATTGGGGTCCTAGCTGGTGTTCTAGCTGGGGTCCATGTAGGTTTACGATGGGACACTGGTGTCCCTGTGACACCATGATACACCCAAACTGAAAAATCCTTGTAGAACTGTGAAGCTAGTCTTGGATGATAGGTTGAGGTTCCAGTATGCAATGGTGTCTGTGCCTTCCTCTCAAGAGAGTTGTCAAAATTTTCCTCCTCATCGCCAATATTGTAGGATTCGTAATTTGAGAAGGGATGAGCATGAGGTGTTGCCGTTGTGACAGAGAACTGGTTGCTTTTGAGCTGGATTTGTCGGAACTGCACTGACTTCTGATATGGTGTTCTTGGTGTCTTTGGTATCGGAGTTTTAGCCGCCTCATTGGGTTTGCTGCCATCCCTCTGGTAGGCAACCAAAGGCTCAAGTCCTAGTGTTGATTCATCATACTCCTTGATGACATCCAGGAGATACTCAATGCTGTTCTCTCCATCAGGTACGGGTCGGCCAAATCCAGCAAGGTATGTGGGAAGTGTTATTGGACTGCCTAGATAGATTAACCTTCCTCTGCATGAAGTACAGTATCTAATTAGAATGACTTACTTAATAGTGCAGAACTTAACAGTAAGTAATTATCTGTTAGAAACTCCGATTTTTGAAAGTGATTTAAAATTAAAGAAAGAAAATGATTTAGACTTTTATCACCTTGCAAGGATGACAATTCTGTCGAGAAGCATCTGAATCCTGAAAGATGGCTGGTGAATTGTCATCAGCACAATGCTCCCCCCTTTGGCAATCTCCTTCACTTTCTCCACCACACTGTATGCACTGGTGGAGTCAAGACCGGAGGTCGGTTCATCGAGAAACAGCAGAGATGGTTTATGGATTATGTCTATGCCAATTGACACCCTGCGGCGTTCCCCACCGGAGACGCCTCGTATCCCTTCGTCCCCAATGTACGTGTGAGCTGTTGTCTGTTATTTGATATTCAAGTATGTTCGTAAAAAAATGTGAAGGACATTCTCACTTTCTCAAGCATAGACGCAATATGAAATTTCAGGGGAATAAATATAGTTATATTGTTGAGTTTCTTCAGAATTTTCTAGGGAAACGAGAGCTGCAGATACATCATGGGAAACATGTTTCTTCCAGTGTATTTTCATGAAATTAGAAGATACAGACAAAAAATAgtatgataaaaaaatattgagAAGGCATACTATAAATAGTACTTCCGGCAATTTCTGAACAAGTCATGCCTTAGTCTTATGGTAACAGAATTTGTAATCATCTAAGATTCAGAACATTAGCTTGTTGCTCCAGATCAAGTGAATCATGTTGGTGACTGTTTTTACGTTACTGAATGGCTAAAAGCAGAATGTTTCCTAATTCATAGTAGTAGTATTTTGTTTCAGTGAACAATAGAAAGCTAGAAGCCTTTTGTTTAAAAAATTAGGAACCTAGAACTAGA
The Panicum virgatum strain AP13 chromosome 6N, P.virgatum_v5, whole genome shotgun sequence genome window above contains:
- the LOC120680130 gene encoding ABC transporter G family member STR-like; translation: MPAETSPPKLQLLDKTPQFWPCSAAANATSQAQKPPCSQRKRRRGECVSVTPIKINAPLATRQLQREPSTAMHRQQQQHHHHHEVAGARRASREAPNGGHRAAEMPAAGGHRAERAERPAGHRVERAETQATTHAGDARRTAAAEMPARRTERKTSLESFLDAPDNARGVQQQHQHQHRGGGGHDPARQVPAPGEKVMSFPGQGLEFKELSYSVIKKQKKDGVKVKKEVYLLNDISGQALRGQVTAILGPSGAGKSTFLDALAGRIARGSLEGSVSIDGRPVTTSYMKQISSYVMQDDQLFPMLTVLETLRFAAEVRLPPSLSREEKLKRVWELIEQLGLQTTAHTYIGDEGIRGVSGGERRRVSIGIDIIHKPSLLFLDEPTSGLDSTSAYSVVEKVKEIAKGGSIVLMTIHQPSFRIQMLLDRIVILARGRLIYLGSPITLPTYLAGFGRPVPDGENSIEYLLDVIKEYDESTLGLEPLVAYQRDGSKPNEAAKTPIPKTPRTPYQKSVQFRQIQLKSNQFSVTTATPHAHPFSNYESYNIGDEEENFDNSLERKAQTPLHTGTSTYHPRLASQFYKDFSVWVYHGVTGTPVSHRKPTWTPARTPARTPMSSYQRSGVATPHHQPPPSPHEPVFKPEEPTYHEYQHDLEPLDAPEDGPKFANPWLREVAVLSWRTALNVVRTPELFLSREIVLTVMALILSTLFHRLSDANFTTINRLLNFYIFAVCLVFFSSNDAVPTFIQERFIFIRERSHNAYRASSYVISSLIVYLPFFAIQGFTFAVITKFMLHLQSNLVNFWIILFASLITTNAYVMLVSALVPSYITGYAVVIATTALFFLTCGFFLKRTMIPIAWRWLHYISAIKYPFEALLVNEFKGSRCYVGTQNELSPGPLGQIKPSDLHISLNLNSTSTTCPLIGQDVLSTMDITIDNIWIDVGILLAWGVLYRLFFYVVLRFYSKNERK